A single genomic interval of Streptomyces sp. 1222.5 harbors:
- a CDS encoding heme-binding protein, translating into MSSRRKPSRRTRVLVGGAALAAAFAGVVGTVAANAADSAGTAPAAAPATARGGDLVQSTHLSLDAATEAARAAVDAAEKDGRHVSVAVVDRNGTTLVSLRGDGAGPQSYESAVRKAFTAVSWNAPTSELAGRLAQAPGLKDIPGTLFLAGGAPVTAKGAPVAGIGVAGAPSGDLDEKYAQAGAATLGH; encoded by the coding sequence GCCGTACCCGTGTCCTCGTCGGCGGTGCCGCCCTCGCCGCCGCCTTCGCGGGTGTCGTCGGTACGGTCGCCGCCAACGCCGCCGACTCGGCCGGCACCGCTCCGGCCGCCGCGCCCGCCACCGCCCGGGGCGGTGACCTGGTGCAGAGCACGCACCTCAGCCTGGACGCGGCCACCGAGGCGGCGCGGGCTGCGGTGGACGCCGCGGAGAAGGACGGCCGGCACGTCTCCGTGGCCGTCGTCGACCGCAACGGCACCACCCTGGTCAGCCTGCGCGGCGACGGCGCGGGTCCGCAGTCGTACGAGTCCGCCGTGCGCAAGGCGTTCACGGCGGTGTCGTGGAACGCGCCCACCTCGGAGCTGGCCGGGCGGCTGGCGCAGGCGCCGGGCCTGAAGGACATCCCGGGCACGCTGTTCCTCGCGGGCGGTGCGCCGGTGACCGCCAAGGGCGCCCCGGTCGCGGGCATCGGCGTCGCGGGCGCCCCGTCGGGCGACCTGGACGAGAAGTACGCGCAGGCGGGCGCGGCGACGCTCGGTCACTGA
- the katG gene encoding catalase/peroxidase HPI → MTENHDAIVTDAKAEGSGGCPVAHDRAPHPTQGGGNRQWWPERLNLKILAKNPAVANPLGDEFDYTEAFNSLDLAAVKRDIAEVLTTSQDWWPADFGNYGPLMIRMAWHSAGTYRISDGRGGAGAGQQRFAPLNSWPDNGNLDKARRLLWPVKKKYGQNISWADLMVLTGNVALEQMGFETFGFGGGRADVWEAEEDVYWGPETTWLDDRRYTGDRQLENPLGAVQMGLIYVNPEGPNGNPDPIAAARDIRETFRRMAMNDEETVALIAGGHTFGKTHGAGPADHVGADPEAATMEEQGLGWRSTYNTGVGKDAITSGLEVIWTTTPTRWSNGFFKNLFEYEYELTQSPAGANQWVAKDAPENVPDAFDPEKKHRPRMLTTDLSLRYDPIYEPISRRFYENPEEFADAFARAWYKLTHRDMGPKSLYLGPEVPEETLLWQDPLPAREGDLIDSADVATLKTKLLESGLTVSQLVTTAWASASTFRGSDKRGGANGARIRLQPQRGWEVNDPDELGQVLRTLEGIQQDFNASSGAKKVSLADLIVLGGAAGVEKAAKEAGFEVQVPFTAGRVDASEEHTDAESFEALEPVADGFRNYLGKGNRLPAEYLLLDRANLLTLSAPEMTVLVGGLRVLGANHQGTQLGVLTKTPGVLTNDFFVNLLDLGTTWKATSEDQTAFEGRDAATGELKWAGSRADLVFGSNSELRALAEVYASDDAKEKFVKDFVAAWDKVMNLDRFDLV, encoded by the coding sequence ATGACTGAGAATCACGACGCGATCGTCACAGACGCGAAGGCGGAGGGAAGCGGCGGTTGCCCCGTCGCCCACGACCGTGCCCCGCACCCGACCCAGGGCGGCGGCAACCGCCAGTGGTGGCCGGAGCGGCTGAACCTCAAGATCCTGGCCAAGAACCCGGCCGTGGCCAATCCGCTGGGCGACGAGTTCGACTACACCGAGGCGTTCAACTCCCTGGACCTCGCTGCCGTGAAAAGGGACATCGCCGAGGTGCTGACCACCTCTCAGGACTGGTGGCCCGCCGACTTCGGCAACTACGGCCCGCTCATGATCCGTATGGCCTGGCACAGCGCGGGCACGTACCGCATCAGCGACGGCCGCGGCGGCGCGGGCGCCGGACAGCAGCGCTTCGCCCCGCTCAACAGCTGGCCCGACAACGGCAATCTCGACAAGGCCCGCCGTCTGCTGTGGCCGGTCAAGAAGAAGTACGGCCAGAACATCTCCTGGGCCGACCTGATGGTCCTCACCGGCAACGTCGCGCTGGAGCAGATGGGCTTCGAGACCTTCGGCTTCGGCGGCGGCCGCGCGGACGTCTGGGAGGCCGAGGAGGACGTGTACTGGGGCCCCGAGACCACCTGGCTCGACGACCGCCGCTACACCGGCGACCGCCAGCTGGAGAACCCGCTCGGCGCGGTCCAGATGGGTCTGATCTACGTCAACCCCGAGGGCCCGAACGGCAACCCGGACCCGATCGCCGCGGCCCGCGACATCCGCGAGACGTTCCGCCGCATGGCGATGAACGACGAGGAGACCGTCGCGCTGATCGCCGGTGGCCACACCTTCGGCAAGACCCACGGCGCCGGCCCGGCCGACCACGTGGGCGCCGACCCCGAGGCCGCCACCATGGAGGAGCAGGGCCTGGGCTGGCGGAGCACCTACAACACGGGTGTCGGCAAGGACGCCATCACCAGTGGTCTGGAGGTCATCTGGACCACGACCCCGACCCGGTGGAGCAACGGGTTCTTCAAGAACCTCTTCGAGTACGAGTACGAACTCACCCAGAGCCCGGCCGGCGCCAACCAGTGGGTGGCCAAGGACGCCCCGGAGAACGTCCCCGACGCGTTCGACCCGGAGAAGAAGCACCGCCCGCGGATGCTCACCACCGACCTGTCGCTGCGCTACGACCCGATCTACGAGCCCATCTCCCGCCGGTTCTACGAGAACCCGGAGGAGTTCGCGGACGCCTTCGCCCGCGCGTGGTACAAGCTCACCCACCGCGACATGGGCCCGAAGTCGCTGTACCTCGGCCCGGAGGTCCCGGAGGAGACCCTGCTGTGGCAGGACCCGCTGCCCGCGCGTGAGGGCGACCTGATCGACTCCGCCGACGTCGCGACCCTCAAGACCAAGCTGCTGGAGTCCGGCCTGACCGTGTCCCAGCTGGTCACCACCGCCTGGGCGTCCGCCTCGACCTTCCGCGGCAGCGACAAGCGCGGCGGCGCCAACGGCGCCCGTATCCGTCTCCAGCCGCAGCGCGGCTGGGAGGTCAACGACCCGGACGAGCTCGGCCAGGTGCTGCGCACCCTCGAGGGCATCCAGCAGGACTTCAACGCCTCCTCCGGCGCCAAGAAGGTCTCCCTGGCCGACCTCATCGTCCTCGGCGGTGCCGCCGGTGTGGAGAAGGCCGCCAAGGAGGCCGGCTTCGAGGTGCAGGTGCCCTTCACCGCGGGCCGCGTGGACGCCTCCGAGGAGCACACCGACGCCGAGTCCTTCGAGGCGCTGGAGCCGGTCGCCGACGGCTTCCGCAACTACCTCGGCAAGGGCAACCGCCTGCCGGCCGAGTACCTGCTGCTCGACCGCGCCAACCTGCTCACCCTGAGCGCCCCGGAGATGACGGTCCTCGTCGGCGGCCTGCGCGTCCTGGGCGCCAACCACCAGGGCACGCAGCTCGGCGTCCTCACCAAGACGCCCGGCGTCCTCACCAACGACTTCTTCGTCAACCTGCTCGACCTGGGCACGACGTGGAAGGCGACCTCCGAGGACCAGACCGCGTTCGAGGGCCGCGACGCCGCCACCGGTGAGCTGAAGTGGGCCGGCAGCCGCGCCGACCTGGTCTTCGGCTCGAACTCGGAGCTGCGCGCGCTCGCCGAGGTCTACGCCTCCGACGACGCCAAGGAGAAGTTCGTCAAGGACTTCGTGGCCGCGTGGGACAAGGTCATGAACCTGGACCGGTTCGACCTCGTCTGA
- a CDS encoding Fur family transcriptional regulator encodes MTASPTPTTAEELRGAGLRVTAARVALLETVRDGDHLGVEAIATGVRDRVGHISLQAVYEALHALTAAGLVRRIEPAGHPARFEGRVGDNHHHIVCRSCGTVADVDCAVGDAPCLTASDDRGFRIDEAEVVYWGLCPDCSTGHSS; translated from the coding sequence ATGACCGCCTCCCCGACCCCGACCACCGCCGAGGAGCTCCGCGGTGCCGGCCTGCGCGTGACGGCAGCCCGCGTCGCGCTGCTGGAGACCGTCCGGGACGGCGACCACCTCGGCGTCGAGGCGATCGCCACCGGGGTCCGAGACCGCGTGGGCCACATCTCCCTGCAAGCCGTCTACGAGGCCCTGCACGCCCTCACCGCGGCGGGGCTCGTGCGCCGCATCGAACCGGCCGGCCATCCGGCCCGCTTCGAGGGACGCGTGGGCGACAACCACCACCACATCGTGTGCCGGTCGTGCGGAACCGTCGCCGACGTCGACTGCGCGGTCGGCGACGCGCCGTGCCTGACCGCCTCCGACGACCGCGGCTTCCGCATCGACGAGGCCGAGGTCGTCTACTGGGGCCTCTGCCCCGACTGCTCCACCGGCCACAGTTCCTGA
- a CDS encoding abortive phage infection protein: MEKTTGIDRAQFLAGTAAAGLAAALLPAGAARAGEERQGERPGLRHHGVVYTVGAGETPGTAFSATRMRRDIRVIRDELHADTVDVTGDGVERLTATAAEAAERGLRVWLQPTLGDVPERDILEHLAETGRFAERLRRQGATVDLSVGCEFWLFVPGIVPGDTVLERIRNLLDGKVDPVVMQHRLDRFTAKAAAVGRSVFRGRLSYAAAQDDRVDWRLFDVVGIDYYSYFADKAHYVRELKRYLRFGKPLAITEFGTCAYVGAPETGGMGWDVVDHDKHPEEIKGHLVRSERTQAAYLGQLLDVFDSLDLYAAMAFEFVTPDAPHRPDDPLHDLDMASYSVTKTLKDRPDDPASGWHWEPKTAFHALARRYATARTTR, encoded by the coding sequence ATGGAGAAGACCACAGGGATCGATCGCGCACAGTTCCTGGCCGGTACGGCCGCCGCCGGACTCGCCGCGGCGCTGCTTCCCGCGGGCGCGGCCCGGGCGGGCGAGGAGCGGCAGGGGGAGCGGCCCGGGCTCCGGCACCACGGCGTCGTCTACACCGTCGGCGCCGGCGAGACACCGGGTACGGCCTTCAGCGCGACCCGGATGCGACGCGACATCCGCGTGATCCGCGACGAACTGCACGCGGACACCGTCGACGTCACCGGGGACGGGGTGGAACGCCTCACGGCCACCGCAGCGGAGGCGGCGGAACGCGGGCTGCGCGTGTGGCTCCAGCCGACCCTGGGCGACGTGCCCGAACGGGACATCCTCGAACACCTCGCGGAGACCGGCCGATTCGCCGAGCGGCTGCGCCGGCAGGGTGCCACCGTGGACCTCAGCGTGGGCTGCGAGTTCTGGCTGTTCGTGCCCGGCATCGTCCCCGGTGACACCGTCCTCGAACGCATCCGCAACCTCCTCGACGGCAAGGTGGACCCCGTCGTGATGCAGCACCGTCTGGACCGGTTCACGGCGAAGGCGGCGGCGGTCGGCCGCTCCGTCTTCCGCGGCCGGCTGAGCTACGCGGCCGCCCAGGACGACCGGGTGGACTGGCGTCTCTTCGACGTCGTCGGCATCGACTACTACTCGTACTTCGCCGACAAGGCGCACTACGTACGGGAGTTGAAGCGCTACCTGCGCTTCGGCAAGCCGCTGGCCATCACGGAGTTCGGCACCTGCGCCTACGTCGGCGCGCCCGAGACCGGCGGCATGGGCTGGGACGTCGTCGACCACGACAAGCACCCCGAGGAGATCAAGGGGCACCTGGTCCGCAGCGAGCGCACCCAGGCCGCCTACCTCGGGCAACTCCTGGACGTCTTCGACTCGTTGGACCTCTACGCGGCGATGGCCTTCGAGTTCGTGACCCCCGACGCGCCGCACCGCCCGGACGACCCGCTGCACGACCTCGACATGGCGAGCTACTCCGTCACCAAGACCCTGAAGGACCGGCCGGACGACCCCGCCTCCGGCTGGCACTGGGAACCCAAGACGGCCTTCCACGCGCTGGCCCGCCGCTACGCCACCGCACGCACGACCCGCTGA
- a CDS encoding acyltransferase, with amino-acid sequence MITATNRALRTPPARAGAKGAGLSPSAAMPSLPSLTGLRWMAALLVFGLHVNNFGYFGGAGGRYVKWGFGAGATGVSFFFVLSGFVLTWSARPGDRALAFYRRRIARVYPVHLVTLVLALIMAYTLAHQPRPTPKQALANVLLVHSWWRPWWQTLNPVSWSLTCEAFFYAAFPLLILVLRRLGPRGAVALGGLSMAAVLVLARADAHHWWKYALYSFPGARLPEFVLGAVAARLVLLGRWRGPGLEASLALALIGYFLVPQVTPGYTATVCTLAGFTLLIPAAAVADLHGLPSLWRGRRLVRLGELSFAFYMIHLLVLRTGTQLLGTKPHFGVLAGLAVTAIVFAVSLALSWLLYEAVECPARRLLLRRRSSHQAPEPAPAPAAAPD; translated from the coding sequence ATGATTACGGCGACGAACCGGGCGCTCCGGACGCCGCCCGCCAGAGCCGGCGCGAAAGGCGCCGGGCTCTCCCCCTCCGCCGCCATGCCCTCCCTGCCGTCCCTCACCGGGCTGCGATGGATGGCGGCGCTGCTGGTGTTCGGACTGCACGTGAACAATTTCGGCTACTTCGGTGGGGCCGGCGGCCGCTACGTGAAGTGGGGGTTCGGTGCCGGTGCCACCGGCGTGTCGTTCTTCTTCGTGCTGTCCGGATTCGTGCTGACCTGGTCGGCGAGACCCGGCGACCGGGCGCTCGCCTTCTACCGCCGGCGCATCGCGCGCGTCTACCCGGTGCACCTGGTCACCCTGGTGCTGGCGCTGATCATGGCGTACACGCTGGCGCACCAGCCTCGGCCGACGCCCAAGCAGGCGCTGGCCAACGTCCTGCTGGTGCACTCGTGGTGGCGTCCCTGGTGGCAGACGCTGAACCCGGTCAGCTGGTCCCTGACCTGCGAGGCGTTCTTCTACGCCGCCTTCCCCCTGCTGATCCTGGTGCTGCGCCGGCTCGGCCCGCGCGGCGCGGTCGCGCTGGGCGGGCTGTCGATGGCGGCGGTGCTGGTGCTGGCCCGGGCGGACGCCCACCACTGGTGGAAGTACGCCCTGTACTCCTTCCCCGGCGCACGGCTGCCGGAGTTCGTGCTCGGCGCGGTCGCCGCGCGGCTGGTGCTGCTCGGCCGGTGGCGCGGGCCCGGCCTGGAGGCTTCGCTCGCCCTGGCGCTGATCGGGTACTTCCTCGTCCCGCAGGTCACTCCCGGCTACACCGCGACCGTGTGCACCCTGGCCGGGTTCACGCTGCTCATTCCGGCCGCGGCCGTCGCCGACCTGCACGGGCTGCCCTCGCTGTGGCGCGGCCGCAGGCTCGTGCGGCTCGGGGAACTGTCGTTCGCCTTCTACATGATCCACCTGCTGGTGCTCCGTACCGGAACCCAGTTGCTGGGCACGAAACCGCATTTCGGTGTCCTGGCGGGCCTGGCGGTCACCGCGATCGTGTTCGCCGTGTCACTGGCGCTGTCCTGGCTGCTGTACGAGGCGGTGGAGTGCCCGGCGAGACGCCTGCTGCTGAGGCGCCGGTCCTCCCACCAAGCCCCGGAACCGGCGCCGGCTCCCGCCGCCGCGCCGGACTGA
- a CDS encoding SRPBCC family protein, with translation MSQVEESVQVDVPVSTAYNQWTQFETFPAFMEGVERIEQRTETLTHWVTNIGGVRREFDAAITEQRPDERVAWTTVDGEARQAGVVTFHRIDESSTKVMLQLDYEPEGVTETVGDKLGLVKRRVTGDLHRFKEFIEKRGGQETGAWRGEVGGAGGSTGF, from the coding sequence ATGTCTCAGGTCGAGGAGTCCGTGCAGGTCGACGTGCCGGTGAGCACCGCCTACAACCAGTGGACGCAGTTCGAGACCTTCCCTGCGTTCATGGAGGGTGTGGAGCGCATCGAGCAGCGGACCGAGACCCTCACGCACTGGGTGACCAACATCGGCGGCGTCCGGCGCGAGTTCGACGCCGCGATCACCGAGCAGCGGCCCGACGAGCGGGTCGCCTGGACCACCGTCGACGGTGAGGCGCGGCAGGCCGGTGTGGTCACCTTCCACCGCATCGACGAGTCCAGCACGAAGGTCATGCTCCAGCTCGACTACGAGCCCGAGGGCGTGACCGAGACGGTCGGCGACAAGCTCGGCCTGGTCAAGCGGCGCGTCACGGGCGATCTGCACCGGTTCAAGGAGTTCATCGAGAAGCGCGGGGGCCAGGAGACCGGCGCCTGGCGCGGCGAGGTCGGCGGTGCGGGAGGCAGCACCGGTTTCTGA
- a CDS encoding MarR family transcriptional regulator: MTALRIPPPPDEAARVTARAGALLEAPAGSAPTATASTSQVRLLLVPEQHDGVNLRTLAGSLGTTAPAASRLCARLQTTGFVERVPGAADRREVRLGLSGSGRSFRAQLRARRQERAGEVPAAVPSARRGSLLEGLEAFCATAAPRILGHEAAAVPAPAARRNGR; this comes from the coding sequence GTGACCGCGCTGCGCATCCCTCCACCGCCGGACGAGGCCGCCCGGGTGACCGCGAGAGCGGGGGCACTGCTGGAGGCGCCGGCAGGATCCGCGCCCACGGCAACCGCGTCCACCTCACAGGTGCGGCTGCTGCTCGTGCCGGAGCAGCACGACGGCGTCAACCTGCGGACGCTCGCCGGCAGCCTGGGCACCACGGCCCCGGCCGCGAGCCGGCTGTGCGCCCGGCTCCAGACCACCGGATTCGTCGAACGGGTCCCCGGCGCGGCCGACCGGCGCGAGGTGCGGCTGGGCCTCAGCGGCAGCGGCCGGTCCTTCCGCGCGCAGCTGCGCGCCCGCAGACAGGAGAGGGCCGGAGAGGTGCCGGCCGCGGTGCCGTCGGCGAGGAGGGGGTCGCTGTTGGAGGGCCTGGAGGCGTTCTGCGCCACCGCGGCCCCGCGGATCCTGGGCCACGAGGCCGCGGCCGTGCCGGCACCGGCGGCCCGCCGGAACGGACGGTAG
- a CDS encoding STAS domain-containing protein, with the protein MQVPEQDAAESAPQAVSSFLERRREQIAQRWADAPLFRTVFTVSRDEAVEACKAVVDALSQVAATGRLDDIEAPGFGAVRDQLGRTAQTRARTGATASQVSDEVSALRAPVTDLLRAEFADPAAPPAHESVLALTVLLGTLRVVVMETALHAGTELIERQRQQLLEVATPVIQLWEGTVAVPLIGTLDSARSQVVMESLLEAIVDQRARYAILDITGVPTVDSLVAQHLMKTVAAARLMGAECIVSGIRPAIAQTIVQLGIDLGSVLTRASLADALAYALGRQGIEVTRTDAGASAR; encoded by the coding sequence ATGCAAGTGCCGGAGCAGGACGCGGCCGAGTCGGCGCCGCAGGCGGTGAGTTCCTTCCTGGAGCGGCGCCGCGAACAGATCGCCCAGCGCTGGGCCGACGCCCCCTTGTTCCGCACGGTCTTCACGGTCTCCCGCGACGAGGCGGTCGAGGCGTGCAAGGCCGTGGTGGACGCGCTGTCCCAGGTGGCGGCGACCGGTCGGCTCGACGACATCGAGGCCCCCGGCTTCGGCGCCGTGCGCGACCAGCTGGGACGTACGGCCCAGACCAGGGCCCGTACCGGCGCCACCGCCTCGCAGGTCTCCGACGAGGTGAGCGCCCTGCGTGCGCCGGTGACGGATTTGCTGCGCGCGGAGTTCGCCGACCCTGCCGCACCGCCCGCCCACGAGAGTGTGCTGGCGCTGACCGTGCTGCTGGGGACGCTGCGGGTGGTGGTGATGGAGACCGCGCTGCACGCGGGCACCGAGCTGATCGAGCGGCAGCGCCAGCAGCTGCTCGAAGTGGCCACCCCCGTCATCCAGTTGTGGGAGGGGACCGTCGCCGTACCGCTGATCGGGACCCTCGACAGCGCGCGCAGCCAGGTCGTGATGGAGTCCCTGCTGGAGGCCATCGTCGACCAGCGGGCCCGGTACGCCATCCTGGACATCACCGGCGTGCCCACCGTCGACTCGCTCGTCGCCCAGCACCTGATGAAGACCGTGGCCGCGGCGCGGCTCATGGGCGCCGAGTGCATCGTCTCCGGCATCCGCCCGGCCATCGCGCAGACGATCGTGCAGCTCGGCATCGACCTGGGCTCGGTGCTCACCCGTGCCTCGCTGGCCGACGCGCTGGCCTACGCGCTGGGCCGGCAGGGCATCGAGGTCACCCGTACGGACGCGGGTGCGAGTGCGCGGTGA
- a CDS encoding STAS domain-containing protein — protein MNQSFPGRPAQVPVLALGDVLLVSLQGELHDGMAEQLQRDITGRISASGVSGVVLDISGVDVVDSFLGRMLAEIASTARLLAARTVLAGMRPAVAITLVELGLTLPGLVTALDVDRAMELLSQRGT, from the coding sequence GTGAACCAGTCCTTTCCCGGTCGTCCGGCCCAGGTCCCGGTACTCGCCCTGGGCGACGTCCTGCTGGTCTCCCTGCAGGGCGAGCTGCACGACGGCATGGCCGAGCAGCTCCAGCGGGACATCACCGGCCGCATCTCCGCCAGCGGGGTGAGCGGGGTGGTGCTGGACATCTCCGGGGTGGACGTCGTCGACTCGTTCCTCGGGCGGATGCTGGCGGAGATCGCCTCGACGGCCCGGCTGCTGGCGGCCCGCACGGTGCTGGCCGGGATGCGGCCCGCCGTGGCGATCACCCTGGTCGAGCTGGGGCTCACCCTGCCCGGGCTGGTCACGGCCCTGGACGTGGACCGGGCCATGGAACTGCTGTCCCAGAGGGGGACGTGA
- a CDS encoding anti-sigma regulatory factor: MQTSGRTTATSLPIGSDADLAWVRQQVRQCAAQLGFGLVQQTKLVTAASELARNTLVHGGGGRVEITPLDNGRTRGLRMCFIDSGPGIRDLELAMTDGYTSGGGLGLGLSGAKRLVHEFGVDSEPGRGTTVTAVAWVAQVPSSRPGFG, translated from the coding sequence ATGCAGACGTCCGGCCGGACCACCGCGACCAGCCTGCCCATCGGCTCGGACGCGGATCTGGCCTGGGTGCGGCAGCAGGTGCGGCAGTGCGCGGCGCAGCTCGGTTTCGGTCTGGTGCAGCAGACGAAGCTGGTCACGGCCGCGAGCGAGCTGGCCCGCAACACCCTGGTCCACGGCGGCGGCGGCCGGGTGGAGATCACCCCGCTGGACAACGGCCGTACCCGCGGGCTGCGGATGTGCTTCATCGACAGCGGGCCGGGCATCCGCGACCTGGAACTGGCGATGACGGACGGCTACACCAGCGGCGGCGGGCTCGGGCTGGGACTGAGCGGCGCGAAGCGGCTGGTGCACGAGTTCGGTGTGGACAGCGAACCGGGCCGGGGCACGACCGTGACGGCCGTCGCCTGGGTGGCCCAGGTCCCCTCGTCGCGTCCGGGGTTCGGATGA
- a CDS encoding ATP-binding SpoIIE family protein phosphatase, producing the protein MSRVWEVPVHDSTRVRDARMAAREACAHAGLAAERTAAAELVATELATNLLKHAGGGRMVVNPVAPPAGGAGTSVQLFSLDHGPGIADVTAALRDGYTTADVSLGAGLGSCRRIANAFHLYSVPGRGTVATARIDPAPGGRGTRAGDGPAGGITVALGQAEQCGDAWAWARSGGLVTLLLADGLGHGPEAAHAAGVAVAELRALVPLPPVDILRRLNAALRPTRGAAVSVAQLDTERRELAFAGVGDVGARLRTADSWTSLVTRPGIVGAYFPAHVPVRRLPWRPDSLLVLHSDGLPSRWTPPDDPRLLTHDPSVVAAAILRDAGSPARPVRDDTSVAVLAPDRRTTTP; encoded by the coding sequence ATGAGCCGGGTGTGGGAGGTCCCGGTGCACGACTCCACGCGGGTCCGGGACGCCCGGATGGCCGCCCGGGAGGCGTGCGCCCACGCGGGCCTCGCCGCGGAGCGCACGGCGGCCGCCGAGCTGGTCGCCACCGAGCTGGCCACCAATCTGCTCAAGCACGCGGGCGGCGGCCGCATGGTGGTGAACCCGGTGGCGCCGCCGGCCGGTGGCGCCGGGACCTCCGTGCAGCTGTTCTCCCTCGACCACGGCCCGGGCATCGCCGATGTCACCGCGGCGCTGCGGGACGGCTACACCACGGCGGACGTCTCCCTCGGTGCGGGCCTCGGCAGCTGCCGGCGGATCGCGAACGCCTTCCACCTGTACAGCGTTCCGGGCCGCGGGACGGTCGCCACGGCCCGGATCGACCCGGCGCCCGGCGGACGCGGGACACGGGCCGGTGACGGGCCCGCGGGCGGGATCACGGTCGCGCTCGGCCAGGCCGAGCAGTGCGGCGACGCCTGGGCCTGGGCGCGCTCCGGCGGACTGGTGACACTGCTGCTCGCCGACGGCCTCGGACACGGCCCCGAGGCGGCGCACGCGGCCGGCGTCGCGGTGGCGGAGCTGCGCGCTCTCGTTCCTCTGCCGCCCGTGGACATCCTGCGCCGGCTGAACGCGGCGCTGCGGCCGACCCGGGGTGCGGCGGTCTCCGTCGCCCAGCTGGACACGGAACGGCGGGAACTCGCCTTCGCCGGCGTCGGCGACGTAGGCGCCCGGCTGCGCACCGCGGACTCCTGGACCTCCCTGGTCACCCGTCCGGGGATCGTCGGGGCGTACTTCCCGGCGCACGTCCCCGTACGCCGGCTGCCCTGGCGCCCGGACAGTCTGCTCGTCCTGCACAGCGACGGACTGCCCAGCCGCTGGACCCCGCCCGACGACCCCCGTCTGCTCACCCACGACCCGTCGGTGGTGGCCGCGGCGATCCTGCGCGACGCGGGCAGCCCCGCCCGCCCCGTACGTGACGACACCAGCGTGGCCGTACTGGCCCCCGACCGCCGGACCACCACTCCATGA